In one Echinicola marina genomic region, the following are encoded:
- a CDS encoding C40 family peptidase: protein MRTKPVSPLLLIALFSSLLFFSSCSASKKAYKRNVNTVVQTAKTFRGTPYRYGGTTRAGMDCSALLYLSFQSIGINLPRTSEAQSKAGKKISVNKLEKGDVLFFATGKKKRKVTHAGIVTDTDRKSIQFIHSSSSLGVTEDNLYSKYWHPRFIRARRYF, encoded by the coding sequence ATGCGTACCAAACCAGTTTCTCCACTCCTATTAATCGCACTTTTTTCTTCTCTACTGTTCTTCAGCTCCTGTTCAGCTTCAAAAAAAGCATATAAAAGAAATGTTAATACCGTAGTACAAACAGCAAAGACCTTCAGAGGCACTCCCTACCGATACGGTGGCACTACACGAGCAGGAATGGATTGCTCTGCTTTATTATATTTATCCTTCCAAAGTATTGGCATCAACCTACCTAGAACTTCTGAAGCCCAAAGCAAAGCCGGAAAAAAAATCTCTGTCAATAAACTAGAAAAAGGAGATGTACTATTTTTTGCTACAGGCAAAAAGAAACGAAAAGTCACCCATGCAGGGATAGTCACAGACACTGACAGAAAAAGCATACAATTTATCCATTCCTCATCTTCCCTTGGGGTCACTGAAGATAATTTATATTCTAAATATTGGCATCCCAGATTCATCAGGGCAAGACGCTACTTTTAA
- the coaE gene encoding dephospho-CoA kinase (Dephospho-CoA kinase (CoaE) performs the final step in coenzyme A biosynthesis.) — translation MNNPKPLLVGITGGIGAGKSTAAKIFNILGIPVYSADDRAKWLMANDQHLIAAITKSFGTSAYNADRSLNKTFLAKEVFSDQEKTKTINQLVHPVVKTDFEDWASKQSSPYVLKEAALLFETGSYKDLDKVINISSPIKVRILRVLTRDPQRSEEQINAIIDRQLPDEKKNKLADFTIKNTDNKMLIPQVLKIHQILTGK, via the coding sequence ATGAATAATCCCAAACCACTATTAGTGGGCATAACCGGAGGAATAGGGGCTGGAAAGTCCACTGCTGCTAAAATATTCAACATCCTTGGTATACCAGTTTATTCAGCAGATGATAGAGCAAAATGGCTCATGGCTAACGACCAACACTTAATTGCTGCTATCACCAAGTCTTTTGGGACAAGCGCATATAATGCGGACAGAAGCCTGAACAAAACTTTTTTAGCTAAAGAAGTTTTTTCCGATCAAGAAAAAACCAAAACTATCAATCAATTGGTACACCCAGTCGTAAAAACTGATTTTGAAGACTGGGCAAGCAAGCAGTCCAGTCCTTATGTACTAAAGGAAGCTGCATTACTTTTCGAAACAGGCTCTTACAAAGATTTAGACAAAGTCATCAACATCAGCTCCCCGATCAAGGTCAGAATCTTAAGGGTCCTAACAAGAGATCCTCAGCGTTCGGAAGAACAAATCAATGCCATCATTGACCGTCAACTGCCAGATGAGAAAAAAAACAAACTGGCAGATTTCACCATAAAAAACACGGACAATAAAATGTTAATTCCGCAGGTGCTAAAAATCCACCAAATCCTTACAGGAAAATAG
- a CDS encoding YbbR-like domain-containing protein has product MNKFEKYFGKLKKKKASDIKVVVLCVIAATTFWVLNALNKDNYLTVVNYPISFEYNREEYMAVEKLPSNIKIEITGNGWDLFRKYFNVNVPPFSIELPNPDKQKYLLSSAYRRSLSEILEPTNLSAILTDTLKFNIDKIITKEFQIRLDTSTLNLAPHFQFADSIFVEPILVQAKGPESKIQALNDSLYIKIDENGLKESYDQVIPLEIPEELTPFIHLDPNSAQVKFDLIEFIEGNKRIPIQQKNFPNNVSIDSEIKSILLNYRVDERRVKDLQELELIGIIDYYHRNKDDSTVQIEIPNLPDYIESIVFEPNSFQLKYE; this is encoded by the coding sequence TTGAACAAATTTGAAAAATACTTCGGGAAGCTTAAAAAAAAGAAAGCCTCCGACATCAAAGTGGTGGTCCTATGTGTAATAGCGGCCACCACTTTTTGGGTTTTGAATGCACTCAATAAAGACAATTACCTTACTGTGGTCAATTATCCTATTTCCTTTGAATACAACCGGGAAGAATATATGGCTGTAGAAAAACTCCCTAGCAATATCAAGATTGAAATCACGGGTAATGGTTGGGACCTTTTCAGGAAATATTTTAATGTCAATGTACCTCCCTTTTCTATAGAACTTCCCAACCCGGACAAACAGAAGTACCTGCTTTCTTCAGCATATAGAAGAAGCCTAAGTGAAATTTTGGAACCTACCAACCTCTCGGCTATTCTGACAGACACATTAAAGTTCAATATTGACAAAATTATCACAAAGGAATTCCAAATCCGATTGGACACTAGCACACTCAACCTTGCCCCTCACTTTCAATTTGCAGATTCTATTTTCGTGGAACCAATCCTGGTGCAAGCAAAAGGCCCCGAATCCAAAATTCAAGCCTTAAACGACAGTCTTTATATCAAAATCGATGAAAATGGTCTAAAAGAAAGCTATGACCAAGTCATTCCATTGGAAATACCCGAAGAACTCACCCCATTTATCCACTTAGACCCCAATAGTGCTCAAGTCAAATTTGATTTGATAGAATTTATTGAGGGAAACAAAAGAATTCCTATCCAACAGAAAAATTTCCCAAACAATGTCAGCATTGATAGTGAAATCAAATCAATCCTTTTAAACTATCGAGTAGACGAAAGAAGGGTGAAAGACTTACAGGAATTGGAATTAATCGGAATCATCGACTACTACCATAGAAACAAAGACGATAGCACGGTGCAAATAGAAATCCCAAACCTGCCTGATTATATCGAGTCCATAGTGTTCGAACCAAATTCATTTCAATTAAAATATGAATAA
- the yajC gene encoding preprotein translocase subunit YajC, translating into MISTILLQAPAAGGSGIMGQVFLFGAIILIMYFFMIRPQQKKQKDAKNFVDSIKKGDLVVTIGGIHGKVYSIEGETVVLDLDKGLKIKVEKSAVSAEFSKKANGTK; encoded by the coding sequence ATGATAAGTACAATATTATTACAAGCACCAGCTGCCGGCGGTAGCGGCATCATGGGACAGGTTTTTCTATTTGGAGCGATCATTTTGATCATGTATTTCTTTATGATCAGACCCCAACAGAAAAAGCAAAAAGATGCCAAAAACTTTGTCGATTCCATCAAGAAAGGAGATCTAGTAGTAACTATCGGTGGAATTCACGGAAAAGTGTATAGCATCGAAGGAGAAACTGTCGTTCTTGACCTTGACAAAGGATTAAAAATTAAAGTAGAAAAATCAGCCGTTTCAGCAGAATTCTCAAAGAAGGCTAATGGCACTAAATAA
- a CDS encoding DUF1573 domain-containing protein, which produces MKYLGLPAILLAGSLFVSSCDTNNKEKIEELEQKIAKLEAGQGTKTTPSNVQNVAEVDPSSLGKFKFPEMEYDFGAISQGEKIEHIFKFTNDGESPLVISNIQASCGCTTPDWSKTPVKPGEEGYVKVSFNSAGKSGAQSPTVTITANTSPSVTRLKLKGTVNTSNTSTTKTVGPVKK; this is translated from the coding sequence ATGAAATATTTAGGACTGCCTGCAATATTACTTGCAGGTTCTCTTTTTGTATCAAGCTGTGATACCAACAACAAAGAGAAAATTGAAGAATTGGAACAAAAAATAGCCAAGCTTGAAGCCGGACAAGGTACTAAAACCACTCCTTCTAACGTACAAAACGTAGCTGAGGTTGATCCATCAAGTTTGGGCAAGTTCAAATTCCCCGAAATGGAATATGATTTTGGAGCCATCAGCCAAGGAGAAAAAATAGAACATATTTTCAAATTTACCAATGACGGCGAATCCCCTTTGGTGATTTCCAATATTCAGGCCTCTTGCGGTTGTACCACCCCTGATTGGTCCAAAACGCCTGTTAAGCCGGGTGAAGAAGGTTATGTAAAAGTAAGTTTTAACTCCGCAGGCAAATCAGGAGCACAAAGTCCAACTGTGACCATCACTGCTAACACTTCACCAAGCGTGACCAGGCTAAAATTAAAAGGAACTGTAAACACAAGTAATACCTCGACCACCAAAACTGTTGGTCCTGTTAAAAAGTAA
- a CDS encoding YtxH domain-containing protein, translating into MSKQSNSILAFVLGAGVGAALGVLFAPDSGNNTRDRLSYQLSKYKAELEDLINDLIEGKDLPINEAKTEGKKVISEAKSKAENLLDDVNKLIDQINKDKN; encoded by the coding sequence ATGAGCAAACAAAGTAATTCTATTTTAGCTTTTGTATTGGGTGCTGGAGTAGGTGCCGCATTAGGGGTACTATTCGCACCTGACTCTGGCAACAATACCAGAGACAGACTTTCTTACCAACTTTCTAAATACAAGGCTGAACTTGAGGATTTGATCAATGACCTTATCGAAGGCAAAGATCTCCCCATAAACGAGGCCAAAACTGAAGGCAAAAAAGTAATTTCTGAAGCCAAGAGCAAAGCAGAAAATTTGCTGGATGATGTCAACAAACTTATTGACCAAATCAACAAGGACAAAAATTAA
- the nusB gene encoding transcription antitermination factor NusB: protein MLNRRILRVKAFQNLYAYEQCKASNLNLAKDYIREAFLPDLNSMEVQDKAQLKKDAETTVELFSKNLNNKALIASGDYGTKIKSIAIKAVNLFHQYNQKDLEFLEKNMVNAAESIPQLYLKVIHILIGFSKHVQGEYERKRKLNQEALVSLSGDLNLANNQIIKYLKEAPAFNSESTRQQADVEELELEIQEWFREYIKPWEKYQDYIKLSEPNEEEDLNILLEMIKKIIFKNEAIMSYFAEQDLNWTENKAVVRSLAVKVLKNISETPDSQDYVLPEIAINWEEDKEFFQNIFNLTIENDFKNRALIAEKTKNWDIERVASTDKIILSMAITEMSFFPSIPVKVSINEYIDISKTYSTPKSKQFVNGLLDVLAKELTDQGKIRKSGRGLLDNK, encoded by the coding sequence ATGTTAAACAGAAGAATACTTAGAGTTAAGGCTTTCCAGAACCTTTACGCCTATGAGCAGTGTAAAGCTTCCAACCTCAATTTAGCCAAAGACTACATCAGGGAAGCCTTCCTTCCGGACCTTAACAGCATGGAAGTGCAAGACAAAGCCCAACTTAAAAAAGACGCGGAAACGACCGTTGAGCTTTTCTCTAAAAACCTGAACAATAAAGCCCTTATAGCATCAGGTGACTACGGCACCAAAATCAAATCCATTGCTATAAAAGCGGTAAATCTATTCCACCAATACAATCAAAAAGACTTAGAGTTCTTGGAAAAGAACATGGTCAATGCCGCCGAGAGCATTCCACAACTATACCTCAAAGTCATCCATATCCTGATTGGCTTCAGTAAACACGTTCAAGGAGAATACGAAAGGAAGCGCAAACTAAACCAAGAGGCTTTGGTTTCCCTTTCAGGCGACCTAAATTTGGCCAACAATCAGATCATCAAATACCTTAAAGAAGCTCCAGCTTTCAATTCGGAATCCACTCGCCAACAGGCCGATGTAGAAGAGTTGGAATTAGAGATCCAAGAATGGTTCCGTGAGTACATTAAGCCTTGGGAAAAATACCAAGATTACATCAAATTAAGCGAACCAAATGAAGAGGAAGACCTGAACATTCTATTGGAAATGATCAAAAAGATCATTTTCAAAAATGAAGCCATCATGAGCTATTTTGCTGAGCAAGACCTCAACTGGACGGAAAACAAAGCTGTCGTAAGAAGTTTAGCGGTCAAAGTCCTCAAAAACATCAGTGAAACCCCGGACAGCCAAGATTATGTCCTTCCAGAAATCGCCATAAACTGGGAAGAGGACAAGGAATTTTTCCAAAATATATTTAACTTGACTATCGAAAATGACTTTAAAAACAGGGCATTGATAGCGGAAAAAACAAAAAACTGGGACATAGAACGTGTCGCCTCTACGGACAAAATCATCCTCTCTATGGCCATTACGGAAATGTCATTTTTTCCGAGCATCCCTGTAAAAGTAAGCATCAATGAGTATATTGACATTTCGAAAACATACAGTACACCAAAAAGCAAGCAATTTGTAAATGGATTATTGGATGTTTTGGCTAAAGAGCTAACCGATCAAGGAAAAATCCGTAAGAGTGGAAGAGGCCTTTTAGATAACAAGTAA
- a CDS encoding Glu/Leu/Phe/Val family dehydrogenase — MVEIKTEEMVKGDSIYGQITSLGHEQLVMCYDEPTGLKAIIGIHNTVLGPALGGTRMWNYASEQEAITDVLRLSRGMTFKAAISGLNIGGGKAVIIGDPKLKNEAFLRRFGKFVQSLGGKYITAEDVNMKTSDMEYIAMETAHVTGLPEVKGGGGDPSPVTAYGAYLGMKAAAKKAYGQDSLAGKKIAVQGIGQVGRHLIDHLVKEGAEIFITDIFEDRLKEVAQKTGATVISPEDIYDVKMDIYAPCALGATVNDETLSRLNCQVIAGAANNQLKDEEIHGQALIERGIIYAPDFLINAGGLINVYAEYLGNYNRDLAYQQAEKIYDTCLAILNKSEKEGIPAQQAAIEMAWNRINSISKLKSTY; from the coding sequence ATGGTAGAGATTAAAACCGAGGAAATGGTCAAAGGAGACTCAATTTATGGACAAATCACATCTTTAGGTCATGAACAATTGGTCATGTGCTATGATGAACCTACAGGACTTAAAGCGATCATTGGCATTCACAATACCGTTTTGGGACCTGCATTAGGAGGAACAAGAATGTGGAACTATGCTTCAGAGCAAGAAGCCATCACTGATGTTCTGCGCCTTTCAAGAGGCATGACCTTCAAAGCTGCAATTTCAGGATTGAATATTGGAGGAGGTAAAGCAGTCATTATAGGTGATCCAAAACTGAAAAATGAGGCGTTTTTAAGAAGGTTTGGAAAATTCGTTCAGAGCCTAGGCGGAAAATATATCACTGCCGAAGACGTGAACATGAAAACTTCCGACATGGAATATATAGCCATGGAAACCGCGCATGTGACCGGTCTTCCGGAAGTAAAAGGAGGCGGCGGAGACCCTTCTCCAGTAACCGCCTATGGTGCTTACCTAGGCATGAAAGCTGCTGCAAAAAAAGCTTACGGCCAAGACAGCTTAGCCGGCAAGAAAATTGCCGTTCAGGGAATCGGACAAGTAGGTCGCCACCTGATTGACCATTTGGTAAAGGAAGGTGCAGAGATTTTCATCACTGATATCTTCGAAGATCGATTAAAAGAAGTCGCCCAAAAGACCGGTGCCACTGTTATTTCTCCGGAGGACATTTATGACGTAAAAATGGACATCTACGCACCATGTGCTTTGGGTGCTACTGTAAATGACGAAACATTGAGTAGACTTAACTGTCAGGTCATTGCCGGCGCCGCCAACAACCAATTGAAAGACGAAGAAATCCATGGGCAAGCCTTGATAGAAAGAGGCATCATTTACGCACCCGACTTCCTTATCAATGCAGGTGGACTGATCAATGTTTATGCAGAATACTTGGGTAACTACAATAGAGACCTCGCCTATCAGCAAGCAGAAAAAATCTATGATACTTGCTTAGCTATTCTCAATAAATCTGAAAAAGAAGGCATTCCTGCACAACAAGCTGCCATTGAAATGGCCTGGAATAGAATCAATAGCATCAGTAAGCTAAAATCCACTTACTGA
- a CDS encoding ABC transporter ATP-binding protein — protein sequence MNSLWRLNKYLFKYKGYLLLGIIFTIISNVFVMIPAQLVRVAIDYVVESFSFYQMFPEGNGTAVIRGAFLDYIFVFGVLILVMAFLRGFFLFLIRQTIIVMSRLIEYDLKNEIFDHYQKLPLSFYRKNSTGDLMARVTEDVSRVRMYFGPALMYGINLLVLFPLVIGYMLSVNVPLTIYSLMPLPVLSISIYLVNNMINERSEKIQRSLSGLSTFVQESFSGIRVIKAFVREDDSSKDFTEASEDYKEKSISLTKVQALFYPLIMGLVGVSTIITVYVGGNQVIEGAIGYGVIAEFILYVNMLTWPVTSLGWVTSIVQRAAASQTRINEFLDERNDIISEEKLTTPVKGQIVFNDLSFVYPDSGIKALDKVSFDIQPGQSLAIIGTTGSGKSTIANLLMRMFDASEGNIQLDGKDIKAFDISYLRNQIGYVPQDVFLFSDSIYNNIGFGLDNIPEGVVEKAAKDADVYQNIIDFPAGFKTRLGERGITLSGGQKQRVSIARAIAKDPSILLLDDCLSAVDTKTENVILNALKGIMENRTSIIISHRVSSAKLADKIIVLDDGKVVEEGSHDILMAQKGIYAELYEKQTSTSEAMEDE from the coding sequence GTGAACTCCCTCTGGCGTCTAAACAAATATTTATTTAAGTATAAGGGCTATCTCCTATTGGGGATCATCTTTACTATTATTTCCAATGTGTTTGTGATGATACCTGCCCAGTTGGTGCGGGTAGCCATCGATTATGTCGTGGAAAGTTTCAGTTTTTATCAGATGTTTCCAGAAGGAAATGGGACGGCAGTAATTAGGGGCGCTTTTCTGGATTATATTTTTGTTTTTGGAGTGTTGATATTGGTTATGGCATTCTTGAGAGGATTTTTCCTTTTCTTGATCAGGCAAACCATTATTGTGATGTCCAGGTTGATAGAGTATGATCTGAAGAACGAGATTTTTGATCATTACCAGAAGTTACCGTTGAGTTTTTACCGAAAAAACAGTACGGGGGATTTAATGGCTAGGGTTACTGAGGATGTCAGTAGGGTGCGGATGTATTTTGGCCCAGCATTGATGTATGGTATCAACCTTTTGGTACTATTTCCTTTGGTGATAGGTTATATGCTTAGTGTCAACGTTCCTTTGACGATATATTCGCTGATGCCTTTGCCAGTCCTTTCTATCAGCATCTATTTGGTCAATAATATGATCAATGAAAGGTCGGAAAAAATTCAACGTAGTCTTTCTGGGCTGAGTACGTTTGTGCAAGAATCCTTTTCGGGTATTAGGGTCATCAAAGCTTTTGTGAGGGAAGATGATAGTAGTAAAGATTTTACAGAGGCCAGTGAAGATTATAAGGAAAAGTCCATTAGTCTTACAAAGGTGCAGGCCTTGTTTTATCCATTGATCATGGGGTTGGTAGGGGTAAGTACGATCATTACAGTTTATGTCGGGGGTAATCAGGTAATAGAAGGAGCCATTGGATATGGTGTGATTGCTGAGTTTATCCTTTATGTAAATATGTTAACTTGGCCAGTAACCTCATTGGGTTGGGTAACAAGTATCGTGCAAAGGGCTGCTGCTTCCCAAACTAGGATAAATGAATTTTTGGACGAGAGAAATGATATCATCAGTGAAGAAAAACTGACTACTCCTGTAAAAGGTCAGATAGTATTTAATGATCTTTCTTTTGTATATCCAGACTCTGGAATTAAGGCATTGGATAAGGTTAGCTTTGATATTCAGCCGGGACAATCCTTGGCCATTATCGGTACGACCGGGTCTGGGAAATCAACCATTGCTAATTTATTGATGAGGATGTTTGATGCTTCTGAAGGTAATATCCAATTGGATGGTAAGGATATAAAGGCTTTTGATATTTCCTATTTGAGGAACCAAATTGGCTATGTGCCCCAGGATGTTTTCCTTTTCAGTGATTCTATATATAATAATATTGGATTTGGGTTAGACAATATTCCTGAGGGTGTAGTAGAAAAGGCCGCAAAAGATGCAGATGTTTATCAAAATATAATAGATTTTCCTGCGGGTTTCAAAACTAGGTTAGGAGAGCGAGGGATTACCTTGAGCGGAGGACAAAAGCAAAGGGTCTCGATTGCTAGGGCGATTGCTAAGGATCCTTCCATATTGCTGTTGGATGATTGCTTGTCAGCTGTAGATACTAAAACTGAAAATGTGATCTTAAATGCCCTAAAGGGGATTATGGAAAATAGGACGAGCATTATTATTTCGCATAGGGTTTCTTCGGCTAAACTGGCCGATAAGATAATTGTTTTGGATGATGGAAAAGTAGTGGAGGAGGGATCACATGATATTCTGATGGCACAAAAGGGCATTTATGCTGAGCTTTATGAAAAACAGACCAGTACCAGTGAAGCGATGGAGGATGAATAG
- a CDS encoding ribonucleoside-diphosphate reductase subunit alpha, which produces MLVIKRDGRRESVRFDKITTRIENLCYGLDSRYIHPIEVAKKVIDGLYDGVTTSALDNLAAEVCASMTVKHPEYAILAARIAISNLHKTTSQSFSNTMKRLYTYVDPKTGENAALIAPDVYGIIKKHAAKLDEVIDYSRDFNYDFFGFKTLEKSYLIKLDEKVVERPQHMLMRVAIGIHKEDIDAAIETYTLLSEKWFTHATPTLFNAGTPKPQLSSCFLLTMKEDSIDGIYDTLKQCAKISQSAGGIGLSIHNVRAKGSYIKGTNGVSNGIVPMLRNFDMTARYVDQGGGKRKGSFAIYLEPWHADIKDFLELKKNHGKEEMRARDLFYALWLSDLFMKRVEANEEWSLFCPNEAPGLSECYGEEFEKLYEKYEKEGRARETVKAQELWFEILESQIETGTPYMLYKDAANGKSNQKNLGTIKSSNLCTEIMEYTSPDEVAVCNLASIALPKFVITDAKGNKTFDHQKLYEITKVATRNLNKVIDINYYPVEEARKSNFRHRPIGIGVQGLADAFILLRMPFDSEEAAGLNEDIFETIYYAAMETSMELAKDHGTYETYEGSPVSKGQFQFDLWGVTPKSGRWNWAELKERVSKYGVRNSLLVAPMPTASTSQILGNNECFEPYTSNIYTRRTLSGEFVVVNKHLMKDLIRLGLWNDNMKNRLIAANGSVQNMPEVPQNIKDLYKTVWEISQKVVINMAADRGAYICQSQSMNVFMQEPNFGKLTSMHFYAWKKGLKTGMYYLRSKAATSAIQFTVDKSNLENADQKAAEVDPNIGQQNKDAIACSLDNPDDCEMCGS; this is translated from the coding sequence ATGTTAGTAATAAAAAGAGACGGCAGAAGAGAATCAGTAAGATTCGACAAAATCACCACAAGAATTGAAAACTTATGTTATGGCTTGGATTCACGTTATATCCACCCCATTGAAGTAGCTAAAAAAGTTATCGATGGTCTATATGATGGTGTTACCACTTCAGCGCTGGACAACCTCGCTGCCGAGGTCTGTGCATCCATGACGGTAAAACACCCTGAATACGCCATACTGGCTGCCAGAATCGCCATTTCAAACCTTCATAAAACTACAAGTCAGTCCTTTTCAAATACCATGAAAAGACTGTACACCTATGTAGATCCGAAAACAGGTGAAAATGCCGCCCTGATTGCCCCTGATGTATATGGAATAATCAAAAAACATGCAGCCAAACTTGATGAAGTAATTGATTACAGCAGAGATTTCAATTATGATTTCTTCGGTTTCAAGACTTTGGAAAAAAGCTACTTGATCAAACTGGATGAAAAGGTAGTCGAAAGACCACAACATATGCTGATGAGGGTAGCTATCGGCATCCATAAAGAGGACATCGATGCAGCTATTGAAACATATACCTTATTATCTGAGAAATGGTTCACCCATGCTACCCCAACACTATTCAATGCAGGTACTCCTAAGCCTCAGCTATCTTCATGTTTCTTGCTGACGATGAAAGAAGACAGCATTGACGGTATTTATGATACCTTGAAACAATGCGCCAAGATTTCCCAATCCGCAGGGGGTATCGGACTTTCTATTCACAACGTGAGAGCTAAAGGCTCCTATATCAAAGGAACAAATGGAGTTTCCAACGGCATTGTACCAATGCTTAGAAACTTTGACATGACTGCTAGGTACGTCGATCAAGGTGGTGGAAAGCGAAAGGGAAGTTTCGCCATATACCTAGAGCCATGGCATGCAGATATCAAGGATTTCCTTGAGCTGAAAAAGAACCATGGTAAAGAAGAAATGAGAGCCAGGGACCTATTCTATGCACTTTGGCTTTCTGATCTATTCATGAAGAGAGTAGAAGCCAATGAAGAATGGTCGCTATTCTGCCCTAATGAAGCCCCAGGTCTTTCTGAATGTTATGGAGAGGAATTTGAAAAGCTCTATGAAAAATACGAAAAAGAAGGTAGGGCAAGAGAAACTGTAAAAGCACAAGAACTTTGGTTTGAAATTCTGGAATCACAGATTGAGACAGGTACACCTTATATGCTTTATAAGGATGCCGCCAATGGTAAATCAAACCAGAAAAACCTCGGTACCATCAAGTCGTCCAACTTGTGTACTGAAATCATGGAATACACCTCTCCTGATGAAGTAGCTGTTTGTAACTTGGCTTCCATAGCTTTACCGAAATTCGTTATTACAGATGCTAAAGGCAACAAAACCTTTGACCATCAAAAGCTATATGAAATCACCAAGGTAGCTACTCGCAACCTGAACAAGGTGATCGACATTAATTATTACCCAGTAGAAGAAGCGCGTAAGTCTAATTTCAGACACCGTCCTATCGGTATCGGTGTACAGGGCTTGGCTGATGCTTTTATCCTATTGAGAATGCCTTTTGATTCCGAGGAGGCTGCAGGCCTTAATGAAGATATTTTCGAAACCATCTACTATGCCGCCATGGAAACTTCCATGGAATTGGCAAAAGACCATGGTACTTACGAGACCTATGAGGGTTCTCCTGTTTCCAAAGGCCAATTCCAATTTGACCTTTGGGGAGTAACACCAAAATCTGGCAGATGGAACTGGGCCGAGCTTAAAGAAAGAGTGAGCAAATATGGCGTAAGAAACTCTTTATTGGTTGCTCCAATGCCTACAGCTTCTACTTCACAAATTTTGGGCAATAATGAGTGCTTTGAGCCTTACACTTCCAATATCTACACAAGAAGAACTCTATCTGGTGAATTTGTGGTGGTGAACAAACACCTAATGAAAGATCTCATTCGTCTAGGTCTTTGGAATGATAATATGAAAAACAGGCTGATTGCAGCTAATGGATCAGTTCAAAACATGCCAGAAGTACCTCAAAACATCAAGGACCTTTACAAAACTGTTTGGGAAATCTCCCAAAAGGTAGTCATCAATATGGCTGCGGACAGAGGTGCCTATATCTGTCAATCCCAAAGTATGAACGTTTTCATGCAAGAACCTAACTTTGGGAAATTGACCTCTATGCACTTCTACGCTTGGAAAAAAGGTCTTAAAACAGGCATGTATTACTTGAGATCCAAAGCGGCTACAAGTGCCATACAGTTCACCGTAGACAAGTCCAATCTGGAAAATGCGGATCAAAAAGCAGCGGAAGTTGATCCAAATATTGGCCAACAAAACAAAGATGCCATCGCTTGTTCCTTGGACAATCCTGATGATTGCGAAATGTGTGGTAGTTAA